A region of Homo sapiens chromosome X, GRCh38.p14 Primary Assembly DNA encodes the following proteins:
- the KLHL34 gene encoding kelch-like protein 34 — protein sequence MSYFLSYCKAHGGALLTGYQALRAEGFLCDVTLETEGSEFPAHRSLLACSSDYFRALFKSHTQESRARVIHLHVPSAAGLQRLLDFIYTAWLSLSMDTVEDTLEAASYLQVTEALGLCGRYLERQLAPENCCFAANVAARFGLAHTLDAAERCIVSHLQELLARGAGPAGLLELNPTSLRAVLGAPDVARVPEARLLGLALAWLRQEPTTERLAHCTELLERVRFGLVPADVLRRVYSGSGLVLPARVKGLIIQALNYHTTPSRQPLMQGEQTSIRSPQTRILLVGGRRAREVVIEEVAAPQRAARGQVAAPEPEEEEEELEEEEEEEEWELTQNVVAFDVYNHRWRSLTQLPTPLLGHSVCTAGNFLFVLGGESPSGSASSPLADDSRVVTAQVHRYDPRFHAWTEVPAMREARAHFWCGAVGERLLAVGGLGAGGEVLASVEMYDLRRDRWTAAGALPRALHGHAGAVGDRGVVYISGGKAGRGEGGASSLRDLYVLGPEEQVWSKKAPMGTARFGHHMAVLRGAVFAFLGRYEPFSEIERYDPGADQWTRLRPLPYDRFCYGLAVVEETALLLGGLKWRDSRQVPTRNVVGYDLDLDRWEDIGCALPWAWSGLRCAVLQLAEGGDDEREGEVGEALDLVLG from the coding sequence ATGAGTTACTTCCTGTCTTACTGCAAAGCTCATGGCGGCGCGCTGCTCACCGGCTACCAGGCCCTGCGCGCCGAGGGCTTCCTGTGCGACGTGACACTGGAGACCGAGGGCAGCGAATTCCCGGCGCACAGGTCGCTCCTGGCGTGCTCCAGTGACTACTTCAGGGCCCTGTTCAAGAGCCACACCCAGGAATCCCGGGCGCGCGTGATCCACCTGCACGTGCCATCGGCAGCCGGCCTGCAGCGCCTGCTGGACTTCATCTACACTGCCTGGCTGTCGCTTTCCATGGACACTGTAGAGGACACTCTGGAGGCCGCCAGCTACCTGCAGGTCACTGAGGCCCTGGGGCTCTGTGGGCGCTACTTGGAGCGCCAGCTGGCTCCAGAGAACTGCTGCTTCGCCGCCAACGTGGCAGCGCGCTTTGGCCTGGCTCACACGCTGGACGCGGCCGAGCGCTGCATCGTGAGCCACTTGCAGGAGCTGCTGGCGCGGGGCGCGGGCCCCGCGGGACTCCTGGAGCTCAACCCTACATCGCTGAGGGCTGTACTGGGTGCCCCCGACGTGGCGCGGGTGCCCGAGGCCCGGCTACTGGGCCTGGCGTTAGCTTGGTTGCGGCAGGAGCCCACAACTGAGCGCCTGGCACACTGTACAGAGTTGCTGGAGCGTGTCCGCTTTGGCCTGGTTCCCGCCGACGTACTGCGGCGCGTGTACTCGGGCTCTGGCCTCGTGCTGCCCGCCCGGGTCAAGGGCCTCATCATCCAGGCCCTCAACTACCACACGACGCCCTCCCGCCAGCCGCTCATGCAGGGCGAGCAGACCAGCATCCGGAGCCCCCAGACCCGCATCTTGTTGGTGGGGGGGCGCAGGGCACGGGAGGTGGTGATTGAGGAGGTCGCGGCCCCGCAGAGGGCAGCTAGGGGCCAGGTCGCCGCCCCAGAGCccgaggaagaagaggaagagttggaggaagaggaggaggaggaggagtgggagcTCACCCAGAACGTGGTGGCCTTCGATGTGTACAATCACCGCTGGCGCAGCCTTACGCAGCTACCCACACCACTGCTGGGGCACAGCGTGTGCACCGCGGGCAACTTCCTGTTTGTCCTGGGTGGGGAGAGCCCTTCCGGCAGTGCATCCTCTCCCCTGGCCGACGACTCGCGGGTGGTCACGGCCCAAGTGCACCGTTACGACCCGCGCTTCCACGCTTGGACGGAAGTGCCCGCCATGCGGGAAGCGCGGGCCCACTTCTGGTGCGGCGCGGTGGGCGAGAGGCTCCTGGCCGTCGGGGGCCTGGGTGCGGGCGGTGAGGTGCTGGCCTCGGTGGAGATGTACGACCTGCGTCGGGACCGCTGGACGGCGGCTGGGGCACTACCGCGGGCTCTGCACGGTCACGCGGGGGCCGTCGGGGACCGCGGTGTTGTGTACATCTCGGGGGGCAAGGCAGGGAGAGGCGAGGGCGGAGCGAGCAGCCTCCGGGACTTATACGTCCTGGGCCCTGAGGAGCAGGTTTGGAGCAAGAAGGCACCCATGGGCACCGCACGTTTCGGGCACCACATGGCAGTGCTGCGCGGCGCTGTGTTTGCTTTTCTGGGGCGATACGAGCCCTTCTCTGAGATCGAGCGCTACGACCCCGGCGCCGACCAGTGGACTCGGTTGCGGCCGCTGCCCTACGACCGCTTCTGCTATGGGCTGGCCGTGGTCGAGGAGACAGCGTTGCTGCTGGGCGGCCTCAAGTGGCGGGACTCGCGCCAGGTGCCTACCCGCAACGTAGTGGGCTACGACCTCGACCTGGACCGTTGGGAGGACATCGGCTGCGCGTTGCCCTGGGCCTGGAGCGGCCTGCGGTGCGCAGTGCTGCAGCTGGCCGAGGGTGGGGACGacgagagggagggagaggttggAGAGGCGCTAGATTTGGTGCTGGGCTGA